Genomic DNA from Mycobacteroides chelonae CCUG 47445:
TGCCAAAAGGAGACGCCCCCAACCGCATTCAGTTGCGGTTGGGGGCGTCTTTTTCGTTCTACTGCCTGGTATCCAGTTCGGCTATGATGTCGGAGATTAGGCGACTTCCCGCCTCGATTCGATCGTGGACGCAGACAGCTCCTACACACGGGGGACCGTTGAATACCCTTTCAATCAGCCCTCCCAGTCGTGAGTCGCCAGACGCCATGTTGCCACCGAACATCGTCCACCGGCGCATCTGGAACGCCGAGAGCGGCACAAAATGCGGCAGCGCTCCGGGTAGATTTGGTCCGACAAGCACCACGGCGTTATCGCTCGTAGACTCCACAACCCGTGATCCCTCCGGTGGTGGAATCAGCTCACCGTTGAGGTCGCTCGCGATACCGACCAGTACCAGACGAGAATGCCGTGCGCTAATGCCATTCAGGGTGCAGTCAGGAAAGTCCGCGGGTCGCAAGACCGTTAGTTCTAATCCCATCATTGTGTCAGTCATCAGAACTCGTATCCTTCCGCTTCTGAAATCTCTTTCTGGTAGCGCGTTTCCAGCCGATCGAACCACTCGGCAGGCCATGGGTCGTCATACATCGCGCCGAGGATTGATCCCGCGACCGCCGCGATCGAGTCGCTGTCACCGCTCGTGACCGTCGCGCGGCGCAGCGCGGCTATCGGGTCATTGGGAAACAGATCGATGCAGAACAGCGCGCACGCCAGCGCATCGTGAGCGCGCCAGCCGGGGCCTGCGTGCTCACACGGATCGAGATCCCACGGATCAGCACCAGCATCACGCAACTGGCGAAGTGCGATATCCGCGGTCAGCAGACGGTCCTGGACGAAGAGCAGACCGCGCGTCATGAACCGACGCACGCCGACCTCAGCGACGACAGGGTGACCGTCGATCCAACGGTCAACATCCGTAAGTAGAGACGAATCATGATGTAGCCCAGTGCTTGCCAGATAGATCGCCTCTTCGAGCAGCCGCCCTGGGTAGATGCTTCGCGCTTTGCGGATGATCGCTGCGGTTAAGAGCGACGCGGCGATGCCTGTCGCGCGTCCGTGGGTGGATGCTGCTTGCCACGCGGCGACCCCCTGCCAGCTGCGATCTTTGGTTACGAAAGCTGCGGGACTGACGCGCATTACCGTGCCGCATCCATCCGAGTTCAAAACGGTGGCCTTGGGCCAGGGGAAGTCGTTCTTCAACGCCCCGATAGCGCGCATGCACGTGTTGCCCGGTGCGCGGTTGTTGTCCGGGTCATCGAACCACTTGATCCACTGATCGATGATCTTGACGCCGACCTCATCATCGGTCACATCTTTTGTGTCGTGGAGACCTCGCGCGAGCGCGAGCGTCATCTGAGTGTCGTCGCTGATGATCAGCTTCTCGGGCAGCTCTGGGCCCATTAGCCCGTTTTCGGTGAGCTGAGCGTACGACCTGAACTCATTGCGGTAGCCCCACGCATCGCCATAGGCGACACCACGGAGCACGTTGGACCATTTACTAGGCATTTGGTTTCCTCATGTGGAAGGGGACGCAGGTTTCGCATTCGTACTTTCCGGACTCATCAGCGACGTACACACCGAGAGGTGTGGTGTGCCGCTTCGCGCTGGGCCGCTCCTTGATGGCGAAACGCATGTACATACCCGAGTGCTCGTCGCACGTGACCATTCCGCCGTTATCGATCCAAACCCTCTTGGCCATGAGCAGCCCTTTCGTCCGTTGTTTGGTAGACCAATCTACCGTATCACATTGGTAGAGCCGTCTACTAGCATCTCGGTAGAATGAACTACCAAGACAACACAACATCAGAGGACACCCATGACCGACGAAAAGATCGTTGACAAGATCGCAAAGCTGTTGCGACAGGCCGAGGATGTGGCAGGTACGCCCGAGGAGGAGGCATTTCAGGAACGCGCCTTCGCGCTGCTTGCCAAGCATGGCATCGACCTGGCGACTGTGCGCGCGCATCAGCGCGGTCTCGACATCAGCGACATACCGAACGCCATCGACACGCTAATGCTCGTTCATAGTCCTTACGCGAGTGAGCAGAAGCACATGCTGTCCATCCTCGCGGAGGCGTTGCACTGCAAGACCGTTGGACTCAATGACATCCCGTTCGTGCACGTCTTCGGTATGTCTCACCATGTTGAGCGTCTACAGATGCTCTGGGAGATATTGCAACC
This window encodes:
- a CDS encoding ADP-ribosylglycohydrolase family protein; the encoded protein is MPSKWSNVLRGVAYGDAWGYRNEFRSYAQLTENGLMGPELPEKLIISDDTQMTLALARGLHDTKDVTDDEVGVKIIDQWIKWFDDPDNNRAPGNTCMRAIGALKNDFPWPKATVLNSDGCGTVMRVSPAAFVTKDRSWQGVAAWQAASTHGRATGIAASLLTAAIIRKARSIYPGRLLEEAIYLASTGLHHDSSLLTDVDRWIDGHPVVAEVGVRRFMTRGLLFVQDRLLTADIALRQLRDAGADPWDLDPCEHAGPGWRAHDALACALFCIDLFPNDPIAALRRATVTSGDSDSIAAVAGSILGAMYDDPWPAEWFDRLETRYQKEISEAEGYEF